One Salvia miltiorrhiza cultivar Shanhuang (shh) chromosome 6, IMPLAD_Smil_shh, whole genome shotgun sequence genomic window, ctcttaatcgtaagccgtgaaagttggatgcatcccccggatcatccatgttCTGCGCAGAGGGTTcgttttaaccgtaagccacgaaagttaggcgggtccctctgaccgtctatgctccgtgcagggtgttctcttaatcgtaagccacgaaagttggatgcatcccccagatcatccatgctccgcgcagagggtcctttcttaatcgtaagccgcgaaagttagctGGGTCCCTATGACCagctatgctccgcgcagagtattCCCGCTAGCACGAGGGAAGAGTCAGAGAAATGCCTGTGAGGGAAGAGTCAGAGAAATGCATACAAGGGAAGAGTCAGAGAAATGCATGCGAGGGGAGAGTCAGAGAAATGTGTACGAGGGGAAAGTCAAAGTAAGACACGCTAAAAAGAAGTCAGAGCAACGGAAATCTGAGCAATCGTAACGATTGCAACAACACACTCAGAGGAAAGCCGACCAGAGGAATCACGAACACTTcaacaaaaaatcaaaacccTACTCTCTACAGGGGAAACAACAGCTACATCTCGGAGCGCCAAAATACAACTCACACCAATTCAAAGACAAGGCAATAGCAACAAGGCAACACGAGACGAAAGTGAACGCAGAGCCAAATCAAAAGCATAACaaggaaaacataaaacaaCACAGCAAGAACCAAAATGGTACACCAGAATTCCAGAGGAACGAAAGTGAACTCATATCATTCCAAGGTAAGGGAGATATCACAATTAGAGTTCGTCAGTGGTTCAAAGGATAAAACTTTACATCACAGCAAAACAAAAAGAGTACCATCCAAGTGTATCAGAATACTTATAACTAAGATATATAAATTCTGGAAAAAAAGGAGAGGATAACAGGAGCAGTCAGGAGGGGGGCAGCGGTAGAGGAGTTCGGGCCAACAGCTTCAGCGGCAGCATCAGAGGCCTCGGCAGAGGGGACCCCTTCTTCAAGCACCTTCAACGTATCAAAGGCATCCACCTCACGCAGTCTCTGCTCCACATTCAGCAGCTTCAAGGATTCTTTGGTATACTCGTTTTCATTTCGGTACAGAGCCAAGAGCTGATCCACAACGTCAGAGGTGGAAGCGGAAACATCAAAGGCGGGAGGCAAAGGGGACTCCATGCTGAATTGATCAAATCCTCGGGAGCCAACGTTAGCCCAACCTCGCAACTGTCCCACAAAGAATTTCAGGGCCTCACAGAAAGGGGCTTGATATTTGGGAGTAGCCGGTGCAGGATCAGGACAAACCCCAAAGGCGAATAAGGGAATGACCTTCTCCAGAACCGGATACCACCACAGAAGCTTCTCCGGGGAGTTAGCAGTTATACCCATCCATCAGAGCCTCCAGATCCAGAGCAGAGGCCTGCTCCCCTGTCGCCCCCAGCATCTCTGCCGTCTTCATAGCTGTCTCCTTGATGACATGGGCAAAGAGCGAGGAGAACCCCTCCAGATAATCCGGTGTCCTCTGAAACGCCTTCAGGGTATCCTCCAGCATTATGTCCAAAAATTGATGGCCCCGAGGGGAGATGAAGAACTCTAGTCGCTGGTCCCGAGCACCCAGCACATAGCCACGTTTCTGAGCACCTTCACAGGCCACCTTCCATCGGTGCTTGGCCTCTTTATACTCCGATCGGTACCGGGACCAGAAGCGTTCCAAGTTTTCATACCCCTCTTTTTTAGTCCTCTCCAGCTCTGAGATCAGGGAGGCCTTCTCCACTTCCAGCTGCTCAATCTTGGCTCGCAGCGCGGCCGTATCCGTGTCAGCCTTGCTGAAGCGCTCCATCAGGACCGTGACCTCCTGGTCACGCTTCTCTTGTGCATCCTTCTCCTTCTTTAAATCTTTCTCCAATGTATCGTAATCATCGATACACTGGATTGCCTCACCTATCTGTGACTCCAACTGCAGGGAATCAAAGGGAAAGTGTCAAAGCAGAGGAATTAAAAGGCGAACATAGAACATCACCAAGGTAAGAGTAAATGCAGGGTACCTGAGTCCACAGTTGGCCGATGCTGTTGGCCAACCTTGCCCTCTTCATTTTGGAAGCTGCCTCCCGATCCTTGGGATGGATTTGGGTAAGCAGCTTTCGAACAAAGTCTCGTCCCTTCATGGACGAGACAGGCTTGGAAGCAGAGGCCTCTGATGCCTCCGCAGTAAGGGCCAAAAGATTGCCCTCTTCGGCATCCGCGGAAGTGGTCTCCGCTTCATCTGCCGGCTCCTCTTCCACACCCATCGTGCCCCCTTTTTCAGGGCTTCTCTCCTTATTTTCTCCCCAAAGGACACAAGGTACCCTTCTTCATTTTTCTTGTAAATGCAGGGGTAGGGATGTCCTGAGTCTTCTCTGATGCGGGAGCATCTTCGGAGATATCCACCACGAGGATATTACCCCCAAAAACAGCAGTAAGAGCACACCCTCCCTCTGCCCTGAGAGACCTGCCACCAGAGCCACCGGCTCTCTGCTGGTCCAAGCTGAACATCTCCAGAACCTCCATAGACTTCCCTTGCCCGGAGGAAAGCTTCGAGTGGGGGTGGTCACCCCTGCGACGTCGGACACCGTTCGAGAGGTGTCCACTTTAGAGCCAGCGGGTTGCGCTGACGTATCTGTCCTAGAGTTGGCGTCTCCAGAGCCTCTACCACTGGAACCTTGAGTCCCAGAGCCACGTCCCCCGGGACCAGAGGGACGATCAGCGGATAGAATTGATCGGCATTTTTGTCTCCACGACATGCCTGCAGACAAACAACGCTACAATCATCAGAATCAGAGCAATGccaatacatatatttattaacACGTGATATTACCTATAGCTGTGCGTGGATACAGAGGGAATAAATCATTGGCTGCTAGAGCCGAGTTGCTTTCGGTGAGTTGCTTGCAGGGGAAGGGCTCTTCTTTATTAAGGGCGTTAAGTTTGGCTATCACCCCCAGATCAAAATTGCTGGGGGTTCCTTGGGAAGTAGGCTTATGTTTAGTGCGAACATCATGCCATCTTAGCTCTTGGGCACCGTACTGGCGCCAAGTACCAGTGGCGGTTACCACATAGCAGTAATAGGGCAGGAAGCCCTTATCATAGGAGTTCAGAGAACTAAGGAAGGTGGTGGGGTACGTTTTACGGGCGGCAAAGCTATATAGGGGACCACCCTGCAATCTCAGGGATTGGGTCTGGAGGAATAACTTTTTGGTGTCTTCGACACCGTGAGATTTACATAAGATATGGAAACAAAATAATCTCCGAAGGGCGGAGGGGGCCACTTGATAGAAAAGAATTTGGAAATAATTACAAACATCTACTAAGAGTGGAGGAGGGGGAAGTCTCAATCCGGCGTCAATTTGGGCCTGCCATACAGCCACAGTATTCATCTTCATTTTGCGGAATGGCTCTAGAGACTTAGTCTGTAGTTCGAACCTCAGGCCTGAGGGGTTTCTACACATTTCAGCCACCTTATTCATGTCCGCGACATCTAGCCTGGATGTGGGAATGGGTTTAGGCATTTTAGGAGGAGGTGGGGGAGATTCAGGGGAGGCCGGGGGGTCTTGAGGACTTTGGGGAGCGGAAGAAGACGGTGGAGGAGTCGAAGGGTCTTGAGGATTATGAGGATCAGGGGAAGAAGGTGGAGAAGCCGGAGGATTAGGGGTAGGAGAAGGGAAAAAAAGAGGGTGGTCAGCGGAGGAAGAAGTCATGGATATTGTCACCTAGGGTTTACAAGCTCTAAGCAGAGCACCAACAAACTCAACGCAACCAATCCATATCAAACACAAGTACCAGGGAGAGGGGATGTAGGATTTACCTAAAGTCTGCGGTGGAAACTGAGGAAGAAGAATTGCAAGGTGTACGCCGAAATCAGGGAAGGAAGATCGCCGTAAATAGTGGAACAGTTGAAGCATATGAAGCAAGAACGAGGAAAATGAGAAATGAAAAATTCGAAGTTTGAATCCGCTAAGTTTAACCCACGCAGGCGGCAGCAGGGTAGCGGGATGAACGACATGTGGCACCAAGGGGAAGATCGACGGCCAAgaatttctatggaaatacgAAAAGGCGGAAAGGGCTGAAAAGGTAACCTCGGGATGCGGAAAAGTACACTGCAAAAGGGCggacatttaatgcggatgacgtcagCAACGCGGGTGAACACTCTGACTAGTTACTCCGTTTTCAGAGcaactagccagaccagaggggggagtagctgatgaggagtgatatatgcagagcagaggaatgggctTGGACGGAGGAATCACTcgggtcagaggaatcgctgaggacagaggaatcacttgggtcagaggaatcgctgaggtcagaggaatcgctcCACTCACGGACAGTCAACGGCAGAAATGACCACGTCACCCGGGAAGCGTcagatcagaggaatcatatGTTCGTAGAGGAATTCCAAACTCCCGATACACACGGttctgggcagaggaatgagcAAAGGCAGGCAAAATTACCACAATACCCCTGACCACGCGGGGAACATGACTCCAAGgctgaaattactattttgcccctcaaatgtattctataaatacccatgcacttGTATCATGCATTTTCACATGCTTTCTCTCAATACAACAGCAAACTCACTTTCTCTCAGCAATTCAACTCTACTCTCTCGATTTTCACGTTCAACACTAGGTAAAACTCACGACCCGATTATGATTCCCCGCGTAAAAACATCACCCACTCAATCACGATTCAccaatttacaaataaaccttcaatttattataattacaaaattgtcactcaattataaaattaaattgaaattaatttcacataaaatcttgattttttaatataatatagataCCATATCTCaatatttaatagaaaaaagaaTAGAAAAGATTAGAAGGGTACCATACGTAGGCTCaaatagaaaaagaataaaaagagTGTTGGGATTAACTACAATTATCACAGCAAATAACACCAAGAAAACAAAACTAAACTAGCAACTATGAACACCAAAGATTACGTGGTTCGTCAAATGCCTACGTCCATGATAGAGTTACCTTTACTGAATTCaatcgaagaagaagaatacAAGCTTTACAAGATTGACAAGAACAAGAACAACACTATTGTCATTCGTGCTTCTATCCTCTCATCTTTCTTATTTGTCGCTCTGTGtatctctctctcatttttatCACTCTAATCACAAaagtaaaagaaagaaaaaagaatcgCACAGTAGCTTAGATCTAGAATCTGTTATAACATATTTCTTACTGCCAAGTCCTTCTAGTCTCATTATTTGCAAATGAGTCCTTGAACTCCCTTTAAATTGTTGATCATACTTcaacaaatctccaccttgaTCAACAATTCTCTGATCAAACCAGCAAAAAACCAGCTCTTCTCCACTTAGCCCCATCACAGGGCTCCCCCTTTCTATACTTCAAAATGTAGTACATTCACCAACTCCAAACAATATTTGAATTTAGAGTTTGGCAATGCTTTAGTCAACATATCAGTTGCATTATCATCAGTTGATACTTTCACCATCTTCACATCTCCTCTTTCAACAACATCTCTTACAAAATGATGTCGAATATCTATGTGTTTGGATCTCTCATGGAATACCTGATGTTTAACCAAGTGTAATGCACTTTGATTATCACATCGTATCTCCACAGCATCTTGAACTATCTCAAGTTCTACCAACATTCCTTTTAACCACAGTGATTCTTTCACTGCTAAATATTCTACTTCAGTAGTAGACAAAGCTACCACGGGCTGCAATAATGGTCTCCAACTAACAGCTGCACCATATAGAGTAAAAACATATCCTGTTTGAgatcttcttgaatcaagaTTTGCAGCAAAATCTAAGTCCACATAACCTTTAAGTGGATTATTTACATCAACACCAACTCTTTTGAACAAAATACCAAGATCAAAAGCACCCTTCAAGTATCTGAGAACCCACTTCAATGCCTCCCAATGATACTTTCCTGGGTCAGCCATGTATCTGCTTACCACACTTATACCATGTGACAAATCAGGCCTTGTGCAAATCATAATGTACATAATGCTTCCCACTGCATTAGCATAGGGAACATTTGCCAtttcttttctcacattttcaTCTTTGGGCTTCTGTTCTGAAGTCAATCTGAAATGTTGTGCTAAGGGTACACATACAGCCTTTGATTCATGCATCTTAAACTTCTGTAAAACCCTCAATATGTAATCCCTCTACAGTAACCATAAGAGCCCCTTCTTTCCATCTCTTACTATATCCATGCCTAGAATTCTCCTAGCATTTTCCGATAGCTTCATTTCAGCTTGATTGAAGTtcaattttcataatatcaatctCCTTCTTGCTACTAGCTAtaagcatgtcatctacatataATAGTAGATAAGACATTATAGCTCCCTTAATTCTTTTAACATATACACAGTTGTCATGATTTGATTTTGCATATCCAATTTTCAACATCTCTTCATCAAATCTCATGTACCACTGTCTTGAACTATGTTTTAAGCCATACAATGACTTCTTCAACAAACGAACCTTCCATGATTCTCCTGGCATAACAAAACTTTCTGGTTGAGCCATGTAAATGGTCTCTTCCAAATTTCCATACAAAAAGGTTGTCTTTACATCCAATTGTTCTAAAATGAGATCTTGTTGAACAACCAATGACAACAACAATCTAATAGATGTGTGTTTCATTACTGGTGAAAATATTTCATTGAAATCTATGCCAACTCTTTAAGTAAAGCCCTTTGCAACAAGTCTTGCTTTGAACCTGACTTGTTCCTTTCCTTTCACCATTTCAACTTTCCTTTTAAACACCCATTTGCATTTTACTGTCTTCTGATTAGGAGGTTAATTTGTCTACCAGTATCCATGTCTGGTTTCTCATCAGGGAATCCAATTCTTCCCTCATAGCCAAAATCCACTTTTCTTTGTCTTTGCTATTTATGGCTTCTGTATATGTGCATGGCTCTTGATACTCAGTTTCTTCTGCAATTGACAAGGCATAAGCTACAAGATCTGCATCACCAAATCTTGTTGGAGGGTTTATCTGCCTTCTAACTCTATCTTTTGCAAGGAGATAGTTTCTTAGATCATCACCTTCCTCATGTTGATCTGCTTCTGATGTGTCTTCATCATCAGATGATTCTTGCAAAACTTCTGAGCTATTCTTGCCATTCTCCACTTTAATTCGAGTAGTATCTTTTTTGGGTTCAAGCTCACTATCCACTACACCATTTCCTTTATCCAAAAATGGCATAACATCCTCCTTGAATGTAAAAAGTTGCATCATAACAAAGACTAAACTCAATTGGTTTTGAGAACACACTATTTTCGtatttaaaatcaataaaatgaCTAAACTACGTATTTATGTCTATTTATAAagactagcagaaagaacgtatGTACGTGTaataaatgttattttatttgataatctattattttattagataatttattaaatgtatatatttatctataagccCTAttaatagctatagatatatatcacatagattaaatgtaatatctaatgaatatatatatatatatatatatattcttataaatatataatatgtaaaataaccttaaaataaaatatgtaacaaGGGTAAAATacgcaatccacaagttgtgtcTTAGGACGCCTTAGgttttttttctattagtatagatagatAAATTACAACCAGTATAAAATAAGAAGCCTAATAATAAAGTGGTTAATGCTTAAGGTCAAAGGTTTAAGTTCGAAGCCACTGTGAcacaatctttaaatttaatattgtaattatagaaaatataaatataaataaaattaggaTTATCATCGAAGGGCATTTCTAGAgtaaatcaaaatataatttatcCAAAATACTATTACTAATTAAATTCTTTTTGGCTTTGTAAAAACAGATTTACAAATTAACGGGACCTTATCGTGCCTTAATGAATTCGTTAATACACATAGacaaaaataagtttttttttttgttttgttttggcttttcttttttttttctttttttctttttttaatatggTCCTCAATTGTGATGGACTTGGTTTATTTCTCTCATCGTTTTCAGAAGAGCATCTTCTccatttacaaaaaggggtaaCTTTTTATTTCAGTTTGACTTGAATTATGGCAGATGCATATATATACAAGTATAATTATATACTGcagcataaaaataaaaaaaagaagcacGGTCAAACTTTGACCACAATAATTTCCTAACTATGTCACAATCTATGACCATCTTAGTCATTGTTAAGTTACTTTCTCTTCAACTTTTGCAATCTCTTTGTAAAGGAATTGGAGGAAAGGAAAAATCCTAATTTGCATGGACCAATTTCTTCCTCACCTGTATATTTCTAATTTCTTGAAAAGTGAGATCCACCACACGTCTTGTCTTTACTGTTACATCAAATATATTATActacaaaacatataaaaatttatgtgAGACTGTTTTATAAATAAGTTTAATTTGGATTCAACGTATCTAATAATATGTTCGTAATTAACTTTCTCACACGAGACGTCCTTTCCCTACATTTATAGTCTTGTGAGTAGaagtttcttctttttttcaagattttgattttcttttttagcATAATGTCGATCAATCTACAAATAACTATAATTTAATCAATGTAGTGAATTTTTCGGCCCCTCTAGAATTCGAACTAAAATCTAAATGATTATGCATGTATATTACaagattttttttcaatttataaattttattgacTTATTTATTATCAATTCTCACAAAAGATAGTATTATCGCTGGATCTTTTCTCTCTGCatgtatatctatatatattatttcaaaattaaatgcatgtatatctatatatattatttcaaaattaaattacacaaaTGTGAGGTCCTACAATTTATGACCACACGTGTGCGAGCAAATTAGTCCTCATATATGCTTTTGACTGCGTAAGAACCTTATACCCATTTCTTTTTAAAAGGGTGAGGAAAAAAGATGCGTAATGGAATGTTCACACCAAAAATTATAAACATTTGTTCTTGGCATATTCAAAATAGATTTGATGTGATTAATAGCGATTTTCCTAAGCAAGACTAGGTTTCCTTGTGCCAACACGTGTTCACATGCAGATTTACTcacttaaaaaattataaaacctCAATGCTGCAAAATATATCTACTCATGTTCCAATTA contains:
- the LOC130990885 gene encoding secreted RxLR effector protein 161-like, producing MHESKAVCVPLAQHFRLTSEQKPKDENVRKEMANVPYANAVGSIMYIMICTRPDLSHGISVVSRYMADPGKYHWEALKWVLRYLKGAFDLGILFKRVGVDVNNPLKGYVDLDFAANLDSRRSQTGYVFTLYGAAVSWRPLLQPVVALSTTEVEYLAVKESLWLKGMLVELEIVQDAVEIRCDNQSALHLVKHQVFHERSKHIDIRHHFVRDVVERGDVKMVKVSTDDNATDMLTKALPNSKFKYCLELVNVLHFEV